A window of Synechococcus sp. HK05 contains these coding sequences:
- a CDS encoding metallophosphoesterase — MTSPQRRPHHWVIGDVHGCADALEQLLLKLPAGDRLIFCGDAINRGPGIAASMERIWSLVESGRAVWLRGNHEQDLINGLQSGNWQAERRLAGCDTYRQLGDSRCRQWLERLQHLPLAYWGEGWVATHAGFDPSTWQPDLRVRLDFWQNYDGRFGDVVIGHTPGPHVRRLHHIVMVDTGACYGGDLSAYCPETQAVLSVPGLRAEQASPLPGFRARSPEPAAALG, encoded by the coding sequence ATGACGTCCCCCCAGCGCCGCCCCCATCACTGGGTGATCGGTGACGTTCATGGCTGCGCCGATGCGCTGGAGCAGTTGCTCTTGAAGCTTCCTGCGGGAGATCGGCTGATCTTCTGCGGTGATGCGATCAACCGCGGCCCGGGCATCGCCGCCAGCATGGAGCGCATCTGGAGCCTGGTGGAATCAGGCCGTGCCGTGTGGCTGCGGGGCAACCACGAACAAGACCTGATCAACGGTCTGCAGAGCGGCAACTGGCAGGCCGAGCGCCGCCTCGCCGGCTGCGACACCTACCGCCAGCTGGGCGATAGCCGCTGCCGCCAATGGCTCGAGCGGCTGCAGCACCTGCCTCTGGCCTATTGGGGCGAAGGCTGGGTGGCCACCCATGCCGGCTTTGATCCGAGCACCTGGCAGCCCGACCTGCGGGTGCGTCTCGATTTCTGGCAGAACTACGACGGCCGCTTCGGTGATGTGGTGATCGGCCACACCCCCGGCCCCCATGTGCGCCGGCTGCACCACATCGTGATGGTCGACACCGGCGCCTGCTACGGCGGCGACCTCAGCGCCTACTGCCCTGAAACCCAGGCTGTGCTCTCGGTGCCCGGCCTGCGGGCCGAACAGGCCAGCCCCCTGCCGGGCTTCCGCGCCCGCTCCCCCGAGCCGGCCGCCGCCCTGGGCTGA
- a CDS encoding exodeoxyribonuclease V subunit gamma: protein MLTLYRSNRAELLAQVLAAQLQLEPPGPLEQVQVVVNTWPTSRWLGEQIATGLSAGIAANLRFPFPTSQLRQLVDHWLGGTPATGPDPWRAQNLVWPLLELLPELLEHPEAAPLQRWLQQRQGHSQLRQLDRPLWQLARAIADAIDDYGLYRPAMLEAWLQGQAVDGRGQALGPALLWQPLLVQRLAAALPGEAFGLRALALIRRLQQGWRPESTSPQPLRLFGLSSLAPVQVELLQAISACQAVELYLLTPCRDLWQRRDAAGSRDPLSSDWLLEVPGLEARFGRLGAEFQQLLEGSGENQLGPWREGDLFFAPAAVAIDQGRPPTLLEQLQERLASGSADGEAGATLQAHPGDSSLEFHACPGRLRQLQVLRDRLLQLLAADPSLEPRDILVMTPQVEAFAPLVGAVFGDSGATGVPLPWRLTDRSQQSEAGISQGLLELLQLGGERFTASALERLLACTPLLRAQGLEGDDAAAISRVLQEAGFRWGLDARDRGGDGTHSLEWALDRLVLGLVLPQRPGLAPGACAPLAMEGSLEQQERWIGLLRALLEQLRWLATPRTPTQWIEGLRPLLHTLFGDGGERAWELQSLHAVLADWKTVASTSALELAAPVVAELLGERLSEGSGRFGHRSGALTISALEPMRAIPHKVVVLMGLDAGAFPRQRQRPGFHLLEQQRQLGDPNSGDQDRYVLLESLLSARQHLVVSWSNRDERTGEALEASTPVRQWLEWLSRELPQLPLRVHCANPLERANFLAAEPWPPASCDRRLLQARQQLEQGRTAAPQRGLAFSAMPPPAAEPPATAEQAWSDLRAWVEQPQRRWLEGLGLRPREFDHPVLDRDALELGERERAALLRQQLDPLPEELPDWPHLERGTGLLPPQAAGALEVEQLEQRWLALRSCLEGLGEAQQRPAHWQGLTGALTWRGRQLVLVHSAKPRTPQRLVLWLELLLACAAGQAPSGAALVGRDGHRFRVLERLEALPAAEAAQELEQLRQWHHTHRERCWPLPPDTGWAYAAASEQRRWSAALGAWEGNALLRGERQDPVQAVCFGADLPLEQLLTPELQALAMQLHGPLLQRRQEEKKR from the coding sequence TTGCTCACGCTCTACCGCAGCAATCGCGCTGAACTGCTGGCCCAGGTGTTGGCCGCCCAGCTGCAGCTCGAGCCGCCCGGCCCGCTCGAGCAGGTGCAGGTGGTGGTGAACACCTGGCCCACCAGCCGCTGGCTGGGGGAGCAGATCGCCACGGGCCTCAGCGCCGGTATCGCCGCCAACCTGCGCTTCCCCTTTCCCACCAGCCAGCTGCGCCAACTGGTGGATCACTGGCTCGGCGGCACCCCCGCCACAGGCCCCGATCCCTGGCGCGCCCAAAACCTGGTGTGGCCCCTGCTCGAGCTGTTGCCAGAGCTGCTGGAGCACCCAGAAGCAGCCCCCCTGCAGCGCTGGCTGCAGCAGCGCCAAGGCCACAGCCAACTGCGCCAGCTGGATCGCCCCCTCTGGCAGCTGGCCCGCGCCATCGCCGATGCCATCGACGACTACGGCCTCTACCGCCCCGCCATGCTCGAGGCCTGGCTGCAGGGCCAGGCAGTGGATGGCCGCGGCCAAGCGCTGGGGCCGGCGCTGCTCTGGCAGCCGCTGTTGGTGCAGCGCCTGGCGGCAGCCCTGCCCGGGGAAGCCTTCGGCCTGCGGGCCCTGGCCCTGATCCGCCGGCTGCAGCAGGGCTGGCGGCCTGAATCCACCAGCCCCCAACCCCTGCGCCTGTTTGGCCTGAGCAGCCTGGCGCCGGTGCAGGTGGAGCTGCTCCAGGCGATCTCGGCCTGCCAGGCGGTGGAGCTCTACCTGCTCACCCCTTGCCGCGACCTGTGGCAGCGGCGCGACGCCGCCGGCAGCCGTGATCCGCTCAGCAGTGATTGGCTTCTGGAGGTGCCGGGCCTGGAGGCACGCTTCGGGCGGCTCGGGGCGGAATTTCAACAGCTGCTCGAAGGGAGCGGCGAGAACCAGCTGGGCCCATGGCGCGAAGGGGATCTGTTTTTTGCACCGGCGGCGGTGGCGATCGACCAGGGCCGCCCCCCCACGCTGCTGGAGCAACTGCAGGAACGGCTGGCCAGCGGCAGTGCCGATGGGGAAGCCGGCGCCACGCTCCAGGCCCACCCCGGCGACAGCTCCCTGGAGTTCCACGCCTGCCCGGGCCGGTTGCGCCAGCTGCAGGTGCTGCGCGATCGGTTGTTGCAGCTGCTGGCCGCCGATCCCAGCCTCGAACCACGCGACATCCTGGTGATGACCCCCCAGGTGGAGGCCTTCGCGCCGCTGGTGGGCGCCGTGTTCGGCGACAGCGGCGCTACCGGCGTGCCCCTGCCCTGGCGCCTCACCGACCGCAGCCAACAAAGCGAGGCGGGCATCAGCCAGGGCTTGCTCGAGTTGCTGCAACTCGGCGGGGAACGCTTCACCGCCTCGGCCCTGGAGCGCTTGCTCGCCTGCACGCCGCTGCTCAGGGCCCAGGGGCTTGAGGGGGATGACGCCGCGGCCATCAGCCGGGTGCTGCAGGAGGCCGGCTTCCGCTGGGGGCTCGACGCCCGCGATCGCGGTGGCGATGGCACCCACAGCCTCGAATGGGCCCTCGATCGCCTGGTGCTCGGCCTGGTGCTGCCCCAGCGGCCCGGCCTGGCCCCAGGCGCGTGCGCCCCTCTGGCGATGGAGGGCAGCCTCGAGCAACAGGAGCGCTGGATCGGCCTGCTGCGCGCCCTACTGGAGCAACTGCGCTGGCTGGCCACACCGCGCACACCGACGCAGTGGATCGAGGGGCTGCGGCCGCTGCTGCACACCCTGTTTGGCGATGGCGGCGAGCGGGCCTGGGAGCTGCAGAGCCTCCACGCGGTGCTGGCCGATTGGAAGACGGTGGCCAGCACCAGCGCCCTGGAGCTGGCGGCGCCGGTGGTGGCAGAGCTGCTCGGCGAACGGCTGAGCGAGGGCAGCGGCCGCTTCGGCCACCGCTCTGGCGCCCTCACCATCAGCGCCCTGGAGCCGATGCGCGCCATTCCCCACAAGGTGGTGGTGCTGATGGGCCTCGATGCCGGCGCCTTCCCCCGCCAGCGCCAGCGCCCCGGCTTCCACCTGCTCGAGCAACAGCGCCAGCTGGGCGACCCCAACAGCGGCGATCAAGACCGCTACGTGCTGCTCGAGAGCCTGCTCTCGGCGCGGCAGCACCTGGTGGTGAGCTGGAGCAACCGCGATGAACGCACCGGCGAAGCCCTGGAGGCCTCCACCCCGGTGCGGCAATGGCTGGAGTGGCTCAGCCGCGAGCTGCCGCAGCTGCCCCTGCGGGTGCACTGCGCCAACCCCCTGGAGCGCGCCAATTTCCTGGCGGCCGAACCCTGGCCGCCCGCCAGCTGCGACCGCCGCCTGCTGCAGGCCCGCCAACAGCTCGAGCAGGGCCGCACCGCAGCGCCCCAGCGGGGGCTGGCCTTCAGCGCCATGCCGCCGCCAGCGGCAGAGCCCCCCGCCACCGCCGAGCAGGCCTGGAGCGATCTGCGCGCCTGGGTGGAGCAGCCGCAACGCCGCTGGCTCGAGGGGCTGGGCCTGCGGCCCCGGGAGTTCGATCACCCCGTGCTCGATCGCGATGCCCTCGAACTGGGCGAACGGGAGCGGGCGGCGCTGCTGCGCCAACAGCTCGATCCCCTGCCTGAGGAGCTGCCCGACTGGCCGCACTTGGAGCGGGGCACGGGCCTGCTGCCCCCCCAGGCCGCCGGTGCCCTGGAGGTGGAGCAGCTGGAGCAGCGCTGGCTGGCCTTGCGCAGCTGCTTGGAGGGGCTCGGCGAGGCGCAGCAGCGCCCGGCCCATTGGCAGGGGCTCACGGGCGCGCTCACCTGGCGCGGCCGCCAGCTGGTGTTGGTGCATAGCGCTAAGCCGCGCACCCCGCAGCGCCTGGTGCTCTGGCTGGAGCTGCTGCTCGCCTGTGCAGCCGGCCAAGCCCCGAGCGGCGCCGCCCTGGTGGGCCGTGATGGCCACCGCTTCCGGGTGCTGGAGCGCCTCGAAGCCCTGCCTGCGGCGGAGGCAGCGCAGGAGCTCGAGCAACTGCGCCAGTGGCACCACACCCACCGCGAGCGCTGCTGGCCCCTTCCCCCCGACACCGGCTGGGCCTACGCCGCGGCCAGCGAGCAGCGCCGCTGGAGCGCAGCCCTGGGGGCCTGGGAAGGCAACGCCCTGCTGCGGGGTGAGCGGCAGGATCCGGTGCAGGCGGTGTGTTTCGGCGCCGATCTCCCCCTGGAGCAGCTGCTCACCCCCGAGCTTCAGGCCCTGGCGATGCAGCTGCATGGGCCCCTGTTGCAACGGCGCCAGGAGGAGAAGAAGCGATGA